From Verrucomicrobiia bacterium, a single genomic window includes:
- a CDS encoding prepilin-type N-terminal cleavage/methylation domain-containing protein, whose protein sequence is MQWPVHSVERPREKRRDSLISTGSRCWGAFTLIELLVVIAIIAILAAMLLPVLTRAKEESKTVACLNNLKQLQVCFHLYVVDNQDHLPPNNSIMSIDSGSAPGTGAGSIARGISWCPDHARTDTNTVDLENGVLFPYNTSVSLYHCPADLSKVVTPGGQELPRLRNRSYNMSQSANGYGEYLIPLGYGIIPSWEKLTSIIRPTPSRLFIFIDEHPDTLLDSQFGNPVGMPFFPIQWWDTPADRHNQGACLSFADGHVEHWRWNVPKIVSYLGQTPSPEEMPDYLRVQSAMKQWSDN, encoded by the coding sequence ATGCAATGGCCCGTCCATTCGGTTGAAAGACCACGCGAAAAGCGCCGCGATAGCCTTATCTCCACCGGCTCTCGTTGCTGGGGCGCGTTTACGCTCATCGAACTGCTGGTGGTGATCGCCATTATTGCCATTCTGGCCGCCATGCTGCTGCCGGTCCTTACCCGGGCGAAAGAGGAGTCAAAAACGGTAGCCTGCTTAAACAATCTCAAACAGTTGCAGGTTTGTTTTCATTTGTATGTGGTGGACAACCAGGATCACTTGCCGCCGAACAACTCCATCATGAGCATCGATTCTGGCAGCGCTCCCGGCACCGGCGCCGGCAGTATCGCCAGGGGTATTTCCTGGTGCCCGGATCATGCGCGGACAGATACCAACACGGTGGATTTGGAGAATGGCGTGCTGTTCCCTTACAACACATCGGTCTCGCTGTACCACTGCCCCGCCGACCTCTCGAAGGTGGTGACCCCCGGTGGCCAGGAACTCCCGCGCCTGCGCAACCGCAGCTACAATATGAGCCAGTCCGCCAACGGCTATGGGGAGTACCTGATACCGCTTGGTTACGGCATCATCCCCAGTTGGGAAAAGCTCACATCGATCATCCGGCCGACGCCATCTCGCCTTTTCATTTTTATCGATGAACATCCTGACACCCTGCTGGATTCTCAATTTGGCAACCCGGTCGGCATGCCATTCTTTCCGATTCAGTGGTGGGATACTCCCGCCGATCGGCATAACCAGGGCGCCTGTCTCTCGTTTGCCGACGGCCACGTCGAGCATTGGCGTTGGAACGTCCCCAAGATTGTGTCTTACCTGGGCCAAACACCCAGTCCCGAGGAGATGCCCGATTACCTGCGCGTCCAGAGCGCCATGA